The following coding sequences lie in one Arachis stenosperma cultivar V10309 chromosome 5, arast.V10309.gnm1.PFL2, whole genome shotgun sequence genomic window:
- the LOC130982071 gene encoding histone-lysine N-methyltransferase, H3 lysine-9 specific SUVH6-like — protein sequence MAASVSNGFEKSLRENGDCKFHAPSEYKRRKVSAVRDFPEGCGPFAPRIEAVLKCEDSSQHPELHAKTLVQTTDCNLNKQNPVVSSDQVDRPPLVNDEPAKMLLADMEVLADTESGRAVKLSSPVGEVAGSSAWTENMLTRSYFPRRKVSAIRDFPALCGRNAPSLLNENRGVEQNTTVNDDLLKKVAATEMKEAENNAQDDSCKRKLVDIVLADSEGNATENVNKQDVCEPPIGINKQHKNPREKKIELPTEIDHHQAEINSSEAENEDAIPVEKTLGMEIIVYPEVQALEAKPLRAVSNRKVVLGLKSGSECFLRSNNGPSKFKSIDGAKESKGKKDDVLVRLGRTKTATRTKDGIHNSRLKPLKKKKENAASHDRGQSEILDKDCVDPNQNGADFQTVTKPCSFNVNVPPFGHSKLSDNENDSNVTRHKVRETLRLFQAVSRKLLQELEAKNERGRVDLLAAKVLKEKGKYVNEGKQILGSVPGIEVGDEFQYRIELNIVGLHRQIQGGIDYVKHSGKILATSIVASGGYADDLDNSDVLIYTGQGGNVMNSDKQPEDQKLERGNLALKNSNDEQNPVRVIRGADSADGKSKTYVYDGLYLVESCWQDMGPHGKLVYKFRLRRISGQPELPLKELKKSKKFKMREGLCVNDISYGKERIPVCAVNVRDDEKPPPFKYITSMIYPDCDLIPAEGCGCINGCSELRCSCVAKNGGEIPYNHNGAIVEAKPLVFECGPSCKCPPTCYNRVSQHGIKFQLEIFKTSTRGWGVRSLNSIPSGSFICEYIGELLEDKEAEQRTGNDEYLFDIGNNYTNNTLWDGLSNLMPDAQSSSGGIMMDGCGFTIDAAQYGNVGRFINHSCSPNLYAQNVLYDHHDKRMPHIMFFAAENIPPLQELAYDYNYMIDQVHDSDGNIKRKACYCGSVQCTGRMY from the exons ATGGCTGCATCTGTAAGCAATGGTTTTGAGAAGTCCTTGAGGGAAAATGGGGATTGCAAATTTCATGCCCCATCTGAGTATAAGCGACGTAAAGTTTCTGCCGTTCGTGATTTCCCTGAAGGATGTGGACCGTTTGCTCCAAGGATTGAAGCAGTTTTAAAG TGTGAGGACAGTAGCCAGCATCCTGAGTTACATGCCAAAACTCTTGTCCAAACTACTGATTGCAATTTGAATAAGCAAAATCCAGTCGTCTCATCTGATCAAGTGGATAGGCCTCCTCTGGTAAATGACGAACCTGCAAAAATGTTGCTGGCAGACATGGAAGTTTTGGCAGATACAGAGTCTGGAAGAGCTGTGAAGTTGTCTTCTCCAGTTGGTGAGGTGGCTGGTTCCAGTGCTTGGACGGAGAACATGCTCACTAGAAGCTATTTTCCTCGAAGGAAAGTTTCAGCTATTAGAGACTTTCCTGCTTTATGTGGACGCAATGCTCCATCTTTGCTGAATGAAAATAGAGGGGTTGAACAGAACACGACTGTAAATGATGACCTCTTGAAAAAAGTAGCTGCCACTGAAATGAAGGAAGCTGAAAATAATGCTCAAGATGATTCTTGCAAGAGAAAGCTTGTGGACATAGTTTTAGCTGATTCTGAAGGGAATGCTACAGAGAATGTGAATAAGCAGGATGTATGTGAACCACCCATTGGGATAAATAAGCAACACAAAAACCCcagagaaaagaaaattgaacTTCCTACAGAGATTGATCATCATCAGGCTGAAATAAATTCTAGTGAAGCAGAAAATGAGGATGCTATACCAGTTGAGAAGACATTAGGAATGGAAATTATAGTGTACCCTGAAGTCCAGGCTCTTGAGGCAAAGCCTTTGCGGGCTGTATCAAACAGGAAAGTAGTGCTAGGGTTGAAGTCTGGGTCAGAATGTTTTCTGAGGTCTAATAATGGTCCCTCCAAATTTAAAAGCATTGATGGTGCAAAGGAAAGCAAAGGAAAGAAAGATGATGTCTTGGTACGGCTTGGCAGGACTAAGACTGCTACCAGGACTAAAGATGGCATACATAATTCTAGGTTGAAGCctctgaagaagaaaaaggaaaatgcTGCTTCCCATGACAGAGGTCAGTCAGAAATTTTGGACAAGGATTGTGTTGATCCTAATCAAAATGGTGCGGACTTTCAAACTGTCACAAAACCATGTAGTTTCAATGTCAATGTTCCTCCTTTTGGTCATAGTAAGTTGAGTGATAATGAGAATGACTCAAATGTTACTCGACATAAAGTGCGGGAAACACTACGACTTTTTCAAGCTGTTTCTAGAAAGCTTTTGCAGGAACTAGAAGCAAAGAATGAGAGGGGAAGGGTTGACTTACTAGCAGCGAAGGTCCTTAAGGAGAAGGGGAAATATGTTAATGAAGGTAAGCAGATATTGGGATCTGTACCTGGGATTGAAGTTGGTGATGAATTTCAGTATAGAATTGAGCTTAATATAGTTGGCCTTCATCGCCAAATTCAGGGCGGTATAGATTATGTGAAGCACAGTGGTAAGATTCTTGCAACAAGTATTGTTGCATCGGGAGGCTATGCTGATGATTTGGATAATTCAGATGTATTGATATATACAGGACAAGGTGGTAATGTGATGAACTCTGACAAACAACCTGAAGATCAGAAGCTTGAACGGGGAAATCTTGCTTTGAAGAATAGTAATGACGAACAGAACCCTGTTAGAGTGATACGTGGTGCTGATTCAGCAGATGGGAAGTCCAAGACGTACGTTTATGATGGACTCTATCTGGTTGAGTCGTGTTGGCAGGATATGGGGCCACATGGGAAGCTGGTATATAAGTTTCGGTTGCGAAGAATCTCTGGTCAACCAGAGCTGCCTTTGAAGGAATTGAAGAAATCTAAGAAGTTCAAAATGAGAGAAGGTCTATGTGTTAATGATATTTCTTATGGGAAAGAGCGAATTCCAGTATGTGCTGTGAATGTCAGAGATGATGAAAAACCCCCACCTTTTAAATACATAACCAGCATGATTTATCCTGATTGTGATCTCATTCCTGCAGAAGGATGTGGTTGCATTAATGGTTGTTCTGAGTTGAGATGTTCTTGTGTAGCCAAGAATGGGGGTGAAATCCCATACAATCACAATGGGGCTATTGTAGAAGCAAAGCCTCTAGTTTTTGAGTGTGGACCTTCTTGCAAGTGCCCTCCAACTTGCTATAACAGAGTCAGTCAACATGGCATAAAATTTcaacttgaaatttttaaaaCCAGTACAAGGGGATGGGGAGTGAGATCCCTGAATTCCATCCCTTCAGGTAGTTTTATATGTGAATATATAGGAGAGCTTCTCGAAGATAAGGAAGCAGAACAAAGAACTGGTAATGATGAGTATCTTTTCGATATTGGAAATAACTATACAAACAATACTCTTTGGGACGGACTTTCGAACCTTATGCCTGATGCACAGTCAAGTTCTGGTGGAATTATGATGGATGGTTGTGGCTTCACCATTGATGCTGCACAGTATGGTAATGTGGGGAGATTCATCAACCACAGTTGTTCTCCAAATCTGTATGCTCAAAATGTGCTGTATGACCATCATGACAAAAGGATGCCTCACATAATGTTCTTCGCTGCTGAGAACATTCCTCCTCTGCAAGAGCTGGCGTATGACTACAATTACATGATCGACCAGGTCCACGACTCCGATGGCAATATAAAACGGAAAGCTTGCTACTGCGGTTCTGTGCAATGTACAGGTAGGATGTACTGA
- the LOC130982073 gene encoding expansin-like B1: MELKYHQFGLVCVIMLLPLMCTSQDSFTCSRATYYGSPECTANPTGACGFGEYGTAINDGSVAGVSWLWRNGSGCGACYQVRCKIAEYCDDYGAYLVVTDFGVGDRTDFIMSPRAYSRLAKNEDASAVLFKYGVVDVEYKRVPCRYGGYNIIVKVNERSYNPHYLAIVTLYVGGTQDITAVQFWQEDCKEWRPMRRAFGTVFDVENPPRGDIKLRFQVSGSAGVYWVESKTFITSDWKAGASYDTQIQLE, from the exons ATGGAACTTAAGTACCACCAATTTGGCCTTGTTTGTGTCATAATGCTCTTACCTTTAATGTGTACCTCTCAAGACTCATTTACGTGCTCCAGAGCAACCTATTATGGCAGCCCTGAATGCACTGCCAACCCAA CGGGAGCTTGTGGCTTTGGCGAATATGGAACGGCGATCAACGATGGCAGCGTGGCAGGCGTGTCTTGGCTATGGCGGAATGGATCTGGCTGTGGTGCATGCTATCAA GTTAGGTGCAAAATAGCAGAATACTGCGATGACTATGGAGCATATTTAGTGGTAACAGACTTCGGCGTGGGAGACAGAACCGACTTCATTATGAGTCCACGTGCTTATTCAAGATTGGCGAAGAACGAAGatgcatctgcagtgcttttcAAATACGGTGTGGTGGACGTAGAATACAAGAGGGTACCATGCAGATACGGTGGCTATAACATCATAGTCAAGGTGAATGAGCGCAGCTATAACCCACACTACTTAGCCATTGTAACTCTCTATGTTGGTGGAACACAAGACATAACTGCCGTTCAGTTCTGGCAG GAAGATTGCAAAGAATGGAGGCCAATGCGAAGGGCGTTTGGGACAGTGTTTGATGTTGAGAACCCACCAAGGGGTGACATAAAGTTAAGGTTCCAAGTGAGTGGCAGTGCAGGGGTTTATTGGGTAGAGTCCAAGACTTTTATCACCAGTGATTGGAAGGCTGGAGCATCTTATGATACTCAAATCCAGCttgaatag
- the LOC130980324 gene encoding uncharacterized protein LOC130980324, with protein sequence MSLLINGSPSKSFKMERGLRQGDPLSLFLFVLVVEVLHRMIEEAVRHGRISPLLVGKDNIELSHLQFADDIILFCPPEEETICNYKWLLQCFEMMSGLSINFDKSSLIPFNCEREWSQRMCILLGCKKATLPVKYLGISLGANPKLVKTWKPIIDKVEEKLNL encoded by the coding sequence ATGTCACTTTTGATAAATGGCTCGCCTTCTAAATCTTTTAAGATGGAACGGGGCTTACGACAAGGGGATCCTCTTTCTCtgtttctttttgttcttgttgttgaggTCCTTCATAGGATGATAGAAGAGGCAGTAAGACATGGAAGGATCTCTCCTTTGTTAGTTGGAAAAGACAATATTGAGTTGTCTCACTTGCAATTTGCGGATGACATAATACTTTTTTGCCCCCCGGAGGAGGAGACTATTTGCAATTATAAATGGCTTTTACAGTGTTTTGAGATGATGTCTGGCTTGAGTATTAACTTTGATAAATCTAGCTTGATTCCGTTTAATTGCGAGCGAGAGTGGTCACAAAGGATGTGTATCTTGTTGGGGTGTAAGAAAGCAACATTGCCAGTCAAATATCTTGGTATTTCTTTGGGAGCGAATCCGAAATTGGTCAAGACATGGAAACCTATTATAgacaaagtagaagagaaacttaATCTGTGA